Sequence from the Phosphitispora fastidiosa genome:
TTGTAAAAATCATTGAAGATATAACCAAAGGTCAAATTAATTAGAAACAATCCTAAAGATAAAAAACCAACCCTAAAGATAAAAAACCAAACTTAAAGTTGACAAGCACCCTCAGGTAGTGAAAGAGGGTGTTTTTTTGTAGACTTTCTCTGGATAAATTAGGCCTACAGACACTTTACTGGCAGCTTAGGCAGAGTTTAACTCAAGTTCCCGAAATTTTCAGACAAATTCTCAGGGGAATCGGCAGGAATCGCGTATAGATTCTAGAAAATAGAGCACAGACAAGTAATAGGTTTTTCTATTATTAAATTTAAGAAAAATTTCTCAAATTAAAGATCTCAGCCTCCAATATTACCTCGGGAGATGATGCAGAAATGCGGGCAGCAAGAGTGGCGGCATCTATTGCGTCCTTGTGCCTGGTGACCGGGTTAATTGTTTATGGCGGAGTTTTTTTATGGCCCGGCCTGGCCGGTTCCAATCCGCTTTTAACTGAACTGGGGATTACCGGGGACGAGGACAAACAGACGCCTGAATACCTTTATTCCATCGGCAGCGAAGAAGACGGTCCGGTGAGGCCAAATGCAGTTGCTGTTGACCGTAAGCATCGGGTGTATATAACTGATGCCGGAACAGCCAAGGTTTTTGTTTATTCGGCCAAGGGCAGGAAGATATCCGAGTTTGGGGGGCCGGGAAACGGTGAGGCTGATTTCAGTTTTCCCAATGGCCTTGTTGTTGCCGGTGACGGAAACCTTATAATTGCCGATTCAGTGCAGAAAAACATCCGGGTTTTCAGTCCGGAAGGCCGGTATCTCAGAACAATAATGGAAAACACCGCAGGTGTTAAGCCGGGTTCCCTTACCAGGGGCAGCGACGGGGTTATTTATGTCTCCGACCTGATGAACAACCGGGTGCTGGCTGTTGATGAAAATGGCCGGAATCTTAAGGAAGTTTCCGATACCCAGGAGCCATTAAGTTATCCCCAGGGTACGGCAGTTGACAAAGAAGGCAGGATTTGGGTTGCAGACAGTGGTAATTTCTCGGTCGGTATTTTTGACCATCAGGGTACTTTCATCAAAAAAATAACCGGAGGCGGGGAACCGGAAACCCCTTTTTCGATGGTTCGCGGCATCGCTGTGGATAAAGTGGGGAGGGTTTACATTTCTGACACCATCTCTCACCATATCAGGATATTTGATTCCACAGGAAGGCAAATTTCCGTATTTCCCGGCACAGAAGAAGGTGAAGGGACTCTGGTTTTCCCTACCGGGATTTTTATCCACGATGATGGCAGTCTGTATGTTGTCGACCGCGGCACCGGTGATATCAAGGTCTTTTCACCAAATTAAATCGGTTCAGGAGTTGATGATATATGAAGAAACCAGAGCGGGATATCAGGACCTTTGGCCGTTTTATTAAAAGGAAAACAATAATTGCCGTGGTTTCAACAGTGCTGGCGGCCGGGATGGCTGTCGGCTATTTCCTGATGCCGGCTTCAGGAACGGTTGAGGAAGCGCTTAATGGTGACGGCGCAATGGATAGTGCAGCACAGGTAGGCGCCTGGACTCTGGTAAACGCCGCCGGGATAAGCGCCTGGGACCCGGATGATACCCAGATGTTTGCCGGGAGCGGTTCCGGCAGGCTCAGTTCATCTGTAGGGGCAGATGCTGTTTTTGACAGCTATGTTTATTACCGTTTTACTACATCTGACAGGGCTCCGGTATCGGTTACCCTGGATCTGGTGTACCGGAAAAACTCCGGCACAGTTCAGCCTTTGACCGGAGAATGGGATGTCCTGGCAGAGGTATGGAAAGTTGGCGCAACTGAGCCGCTAAAAACCATTGCTATCGATGCGGGCAATGCCAATATCGATTTTACTGCTTTGCCATCTGAGGAACTGAATGTGATTAATGAAGCAAATACTCAATATGAACTCAGGCTGATTCAAAAGGGGGTAACCGGCAGTGACCCTGCGGCCGGGATGACAGTGTGGTTTGATGAGGTAAAGATCAATGCGGCATATGATACCACACCTCCTGCTCCGGTATCTGCTGCTGCCGTTACCGACAGTTCGGCAGACATTGTTTTCAATGAGAAGGTTGACCGGATTACTGCTGAAAATACCTCAAATTATGCGCTCACCCCTGAACTGGCAGTTAATACAGCGGTGTTACAGGCTGACGGCGTCACGGTAAGACTGCAAACCGCTGCCCAGGCGAAGGATGCCGGTTATTCTATTGCGGTTAACGGGATAAAAGATGTTTCCGAAAATATCATGTCTGCAGAAGAGACTGTCAGTTTTACGGGTATTGATACTACGCTGCCCGTGATAGTCTCAGCGGTTTCGGTTAACAGTACTGCTGTGGACGTAGTCTTTAGTGAGCAGTTGGACCGGACAGCTGCAGAAAATACGGTTAATTATGCCATCGCCCCTGAACTGGCGGTAAGCGAGGCAGCCCTTCAGCCTGACGGGAAGACAGTCAGGCTGACAACACAGCCACAGGGGTGGGGGACTCAGTATACCCTTACGGTTAACAGTGTAAGTGATGTGTCGGGTAATATTATATCCGGTACTGAAGGGAACACAGTGGATTTCGCGGCAGTGGATAATCTTCCCCCTGAACTCATGTATGTAACCGTTACCAATAACAGCACCTTAAGGTTGGAATTCGGCGAAAAAGTGGAGGCGCTGACAGCTGAGGATATTACCAACTATGCTGTTACTCCGGACATGGAGGTTAACAGCGCTGCCCTGCAGCAGGACAGCAAAACCGTTGTCCTGACCACAGCGGCACAGACCCCTGATGTCATTTACACAGTAAAAGTTTCAAATATCAAGGATCTTGCGGGGAATTCAGTGGGTGCAAGGAATTCCGGTACATTTACCGGAGCAGTAACAGACAGTGTGCCGCTAGCTGTATTATCTGCTTCAGCACCCAACAGTTCCCGGGTTGATGTGGTCTTCAGCGGGGCGGTTAACCCTTACACAGCACAAGCTGCCGCCAATTACTCCATATCTCCGGAGCTTAGTGTCATTGAAGCATATCTGCAGCCTGATGGTATGACTGTGAGTCTTACCACAGGATCCCACACCCCGGGGCAGGCATATACGGTAACGGTGCAGGGCGTCAGAGACCCTGCCGGCAATGTTATCGACACCACCCAAAACACTGCCGGTTTCAACGGATCGGCGGCAGCAGTCCGGACTCCTCATGGGAGCTACCTTGATGATACTAATGAGTGTTCCAAATGCCATATAACCCATGACGGCCAGGGACAGGGCCTGATATCAGTGGAATCGGTTAATTCCCTCTGTTACCTGTGCCATGATGCCGGTGGTCAAAGCCGGTATGACACGGCAGGACAGTATGAAATTAACAGTACCAGCTATCACGATGTTCCCCAGGAAACTCAGAGATGTACCGACTGCCATAATCCCCATGATGGAGGGCAGGATGCTGACGGTAACTTTATACACTGGCCAAGGCTGCTGCAGAGTTCTGCAGACCCTGGCGCCAATGGGGGCAATCAGTTTTGTTTTAGCTGCCACCGGACAGCTCAGGACGGAGCAAGGGCTATTGAACCGGACAACTATCCTGCCACTGGGGAGGGGCATAATGACCCTGATTTCACAATCAACGGAATGCAGCCCTTTAACGGCAGTTCAGGTACTGATATCACCTGTCTGGGCTGTCATGATAATCATGGTTCAGGGATATCTTCAATATTAAAAGAGAATCCCAATGGAGATGCTGTCAGCGTAAAGACCAATGACCGGAATTTTTGTTACGAGTGCCACAACACAGCGAGTTCCGATGGCAGATATCCCGGACAGGCTGTATTTGACAGATCAAAACACGGTCTTGTAAGCAGCCTGAATACCAATACCGAACTGCCGGGTGCGGCAGGTCAGGCAGGTCAGTGTGCCAACTGCCATGATGTCCACGGGACGGCTGACGGTACCTCAGGAGTCAGAGTAAAAACCCTGAGAGGAGTATATAATGACGGGAAAACCAGTTTTGCTGCCGCAGACTTCGGGATATGTTTTCAATGCCATAACGAAAGCAGCCTGAATCCTGATTATGATATCCAGAG
This genomic interval carries:
- a CDS encoding SMP-30/gluconolactonase/LRE family protein, coding for MRAARVAASIASLCLVTGLIVYGGVFLWPGLAGSNPLLTELGITGDEDKQTPEYLYSIGSEEDGPVRPNAVAVDRKHRVYITDAGTAKVFVYSAKGRKISEFGGPGNGEADFSFPNGLVVAGDGNLIIADSVQKNIRVFSPEGRYLRTIMENTAGVKPGSLTRGSDGVIYVSDLMNNRVLAVDENGRNLKEVSDTQEPLSYPQGTAVDKEGRIWVADSGNFSVGIFDHQGTFIKKITGGGEPETPFSMVRGIAVDKVGRVYISDTISHHIRIFDSTGRQISVFPGTEEGEGTLVFPTGIFIHDDGSLYVVDRGTGDIKVFSPN
- a CDS encoding cytochrome c3 family protein, giving the protein MKKPERDIRTFGRFIKRKTIIAVVSTVLAAGMAVGYFLMPASGTVEEALNGDGAMDSAAQVGAWTLVNAAGISAWDPDDTQMFAGSGSGRLSSSVGADAVFDSYVYYRFTTSDRAPVSVTLDLVYRKNSGTVQPLTGEWDVLAEVWKVGATEPLKTIAIDAGNANIDFTALPSEELNVINEANTQYELRLIQKGVTGSDPAAGMTVWFDEVKINAAYDTTPPAPVSAAAVTDSSADIVFNEKVDRITAENTSNYALTPELAVNTAVLQADGVTVRLQTAAQAKDAGYSIAVNGIKDVSENIMSAEETVSFTGIDTTLPVIVSAVSVNSTAVDVVFSEQLDRTAAENTVNYAIAPELAVSEAALQPDGKTVRLTTQPQGWGTQYTLTVNSVSDVSGNIISGTEGNTVDFAAVDNLPPELMYVTVTNNSTLRLEFGEKVEALTAEDITNYAVTPDMEVNSAALQQDSKTVVLTTAAQTPDVIYTVKVSNIKDLAGNSVGARNSGTFTGAVTDSVPLAVLSASAPNSSRVDVVFSGAVNPYTAQAAANYSISPELSVIEAYLQPDGMTVSLTTGSHTPGQAYTVTVQGVRDPAGNVIDTTQNTAGFNGSAAAVRTPHGSYLDDTNECSKCHITHDGQGQGLISVESVNSLCYLCHDAGGQSRYDTAGQYEINSTSYHDVPQETQRCTDCHNPHDGGQDADGNFIHWPRLLQSSADPGANGGNQFCFSCHRTAQDGARAIEPDNYPATGEGHNDPDFTINGMQPFNGSSGTDITCLGCHDNHGSGISSILKENPNGDAVSVKTNDRNFCYECHNTASSDGRYPGQAVFDRSKHGLVSSLNTNTELPGAAGQAGQCANCHDVHGTADGTSGVRVKTLRGVYNDGKTSFAAADFGICFQCHNESSLNPDYDIQSQYNAPEGGHRIKTAGGTLEVGSVMPCETCHSLHGSANNNKYSLKDNLGVSLGDGRNECLACHQDGKTVVGIAMSPPPQKVGGHRQSSRAACLNCHGSPHNLN